The Strix uralensis isolate ZFMK-TIS-50842 chromosome 16, bStrUra1, whole genome shotgun sequence genome has a window encoding:
- the IL21R gene encoding interleukin-21 receptor, with amino-acid sequence MGQGHPVRNNMRNKPWLQSIAFFLLFQYSTCCENLTCFVDYVHTLSCILRHDLGARSYNLTATWVPEEEPENTVAACSLLQLSENSSHTQYMCTVDMTGLLADTKVQVDVTEVADRQHVISKGFYMAENIKPQPPFNLTAVFSEGYNISWKTIYQDSSFYFLNEELEYQLRYKRRTDTWETRKMKAVHEDKQTLMILPWELQANTEYEFQVRARPREDTGYCGFWSEWSSSLTLKTSPAAVTQTAGMGWLLLFGVVVAITASVTTFLAKQRSLWKKMACIPDPAPFFKPLYLVHNGDFKKWVGASHTKMTLDFFEWGIVLPEVLEVYTMHPSNSTSREELHELRRDLPCKPCVSCLTAPGQDSQSLLSSVNSSSGTQDQSYGHLSIDTVTVADEFTPCNCQCNCNRVYRGHEHASEEVSSAGETGYPKVNIDDEDGKISSDLHPADLSMQDKILASGSVSTDCLRSTSVPAHQQVERALEGGMGSILEALCLQPNQWDLENLGSLPSPDGESVSYSEGSCDFFPQTARPGDSYPMICVDLDTIDSGFVDSDCGSPVDCEFEQNSQTNCEPIPPEQEGEDFPRSYVKQWVSCRTDSPVSGGQTN; translated from the exons GTACATGTTGTGAAAACCTCACTTGTTTTGTGGACTATGTACACACCCTGTCCTGTATCCTGAGACATGACTTGGGTGCCAGGTCATACAACCTCACTGCAACATG GGTTCCTGAGGAAGAACCAGAAAATACTGTGGCTGCCTGCAGTCTCCTGCAATTGTCTGAGAACAGCAGTCACACACAGTACATGTGTACTGTGGACATGACTGGACTCCTGGCAGACACCAAAGTCCAGGTGGATGTTACAGAGGTGGCTGATAGGCAGCACGTGATTTCCAAAGGCTTTTATATGGCGGAGAACA TCAAACCACAGCCTCCATTCAATCTGACCGCTGTGTTCTCAGAGGGTTACAATATTTCTTGGAAAACTATCTACCAGGACTCTTCTTTCTACTTTCTGAATGAGGAGCTGGAATATCAGCTGCGTTATAAGAGAAGGACCGACACCTGGGAG ACTCGGAAGATGAAAGCTGTCCACGAAGATAAACAGACACTGATGATCCTGCCATGGGAACTCCAGGCAAACACTGAGTACGAGTTTCAAGTGAGAGCCAGACCCCGAGAAGACACTGGCTACTGTGGATTTTGGAGTGAATGGAGTTCTTCGCTGACGTTGAAAACCAGCCCTGCCG cagtgacacagacagcAGGCATGGGATGGCTGCTGCTGTTCGGTGTTGTCGTGGCAATCACTGCCTCAGTTACAACCTTCCTGGCCAAACAGCGGAG CTTGTGGAAGAAGATGGCTTGCATCCCAGACCCTGCTCCCTTTTTCAAACCTCTTTACCTGGTGCATAATGGAGATTTCAAG AAGTGGGTTGGTGCATCCCATACAAAAATGACCCTTGATTTCTTTGAATGGGGAATAGTCCTTCCAGAAGTCCTAGAAGTTTACACCATGCATCCTTCCAACAGCACCTCACGGGAGGAGCTGCATGAGCTGAGAAGAGATCTGCCTTGCAAGCCCTGTGTATCTTGCCTGACTGCCCCAGGCCAGGACAGCCAGTCCCTACTGTCTAGCGTGAACAGCAGCAGTGGGACTCAGGACCAGTCATACGGACATTTGTCCATCGATACCGTGACTGTGGCTGATGAATTTACACCTTGTAACTGCCAGTGCAACTGCAACCGTGTGTACAGGGGACATGAGCATGCCAGCGAGGAAGTCAGTAGTGCTGGAGAAACTGGTTACCCCAAGGTTAACATCGATGATGAAGATGGAAAGATATCCAGTGACTTGCACCCGGCTGACCTGAGCATGCAGGACAAAATACTTGCTTCAGGGTCTGTGTCCACAGACTGCCTGAGGAGCACGAGTGTCCCAGCCCACCAGCAAGTAGAAAGGGCTTtggaaggagggatggggagtATCCTAGAAGCCCTTTGCTTGCAGCCTAATCAGTGGGATTTGGAAAATCTAGGCTCTCTACCTTCTCCTGATGGTGAAAGTGTTTCCTACAGTGAAGGCTCCTGTGACTTCTTCCCTCAGACTGCAAGACCTGGGGATAGCTACCCTATGATCTGCGTAGATTTGGACACTATTGACAGTGGCTTTGTGGACTCGGACTGTGGGAGTCCTGTTGACTGTGAATTTGAGCAAAACAGTCAGACCAACTGTGAGCCCATCCCTCCTGAGCAGGAGGGGGAGGACTTTCCACGGAGCTATGTCAAGCAATGGGTCTCCTGTCGCACTGACAGCCCTGTCAGTGGGGGACAGACAAACTAA
- the LOC141950955 gene encoding interleukin-9 receptor-like isoform X1, with protein MGGDVWQLGLQLCVTAVLLFGEGRAREFPGSLSCLNNYVTTVRCMWATEEPVGDGPFHLHFTNLWSKGHNASCKLIARERMQNQYHCTIHLASQILETDGYRVSLQGNFFGRNHTYITFPEYNPRKHIKLDPPLNIQSNVTASKCQIWWSVPWYLVDILQYELQYKEHSVSWETALNKTPPSSLPQIEIEATELRSDIAYIARVRCKVSENEDSYHSQWSEWSQTTLFQRAGVPKLSENILNTRTMQFLFIPLTFGILLYLFWNCKLSSRAKSLSCFNIPTPAAFFQPLYNLHNGNFKDWVGPNEACSQLRREEAINSNKVTADGVSDLSTQELISQISLKPMESTNLVAAEDFVFALGPSQQYVPSRYVRAEEIEVRLGLLFAQNHADDTVGLKISEIIKANLESPSMGRNYPSHSQQGKGDFLMLQESLEVANVSFSSSDYCTLCDNDTTGGLIPAELLKLSNGNSLVKHQNDQSDLP; from the exons ATGGGAGGAGATGTGTGGCAGCTGGGCCTCCAGTTGTGTGTTACTGCTGTGCTGCTCTTTGGTGAAGGAAGAGCGAGAG AGTTCCCTGGCAGCCTGAGCTGCCTGAACAACTACGTGACTACCGTGAGGTGCATGTGGGCAACGGAGGAGCCCGTGGGTGACGGACCTTTCCACCTGCATTTCACCAA CCTCTGGTCAAAGGGCCACAATGCCAGCTGCAAACTGATTGCCAGAGAGAGGATGCAGAATCAGTACCACTGCACAATCCATTTAGCCAGCCAGATCTTGGAAACAGATGGTTATAGAGTCTCTCTCCAAGGCAACTTCTTTGGACGTAATCACACGTACATTACCTTTCCAGAGTACAATCCCCGCAAGCACA TAAAACTTGATCCACCTTTGAACATCCAGAGCAACGTCACTGCCAGCAAGTGTCAGATCTGGTGGAGCGTGCCTTGGTATCTCGTTGATATTCTTCAGTATGAGCTGCAGTATAAGGAGCACAGCGTGTCCTGGGAG ACTGCATTGAACAAGACACCCCCCAGTTCACTGCCACAGATAGAAATTGAAGCCACAGAGCTTCGCAGTGACATTGCTTACATTGCACGAGTTCGCTGCAAAGTGTCTGAAAATGAGGATTCGTACCATAGTCAGTGGAGCGAGTGGAGCCAGACAACACTGTTTCAAAGAGCAG GTGTACCAAAACTGTCTGAAAATATCCTAAATACCAGAACTATGCagttcttgttcattcctctGACTTTTGGCATTCTACTCTACTTATTTTGGAACTGCAAGCTTTCTTCAAG GGCAAAAAGCCTCTCCTGCTTTAACATTCCCACGCCAGCTGCTTTCTTTCAGCCACTCTATAATTTGCACAATGGGAATTTTAAG GACTGGGTTGGACCTAATGAGGCTTGTAGCCAGCTCAGAAGAGAAGAGGCCATCAACTCAAACAAAGTGACTGCAGATGGAGTTTCTGATCTAAGCACCCAAGAACTGATTTCCCAGATCTCCTTGAAACCGATGGAAAGCACAAATTTGGTTGCTGCAGAAGACTTTGTATTTGCCTTGGGTCCAAGCCAACAGTATGTCCCCAGCAGGTATGTGAGAGCAGAAGAGATAGAAGTGAGGCTGGGACTACTGTTTGCACAAAACCATGCTGATGATACAGTTGGCCTGAAAATCTCTGAAATAATTAAAGCCAACCTTGAGAGCCCTAGCATGGGAAGGAATTATCCCTCTCACTCACAACAAGGAAAGGGTGACTTCCTTATGCTTCAGGAATCTTTGGAGGTAGCAAATGTGTCCTTCAGCAGTAGTGACTATTGTACCTTGTGTGACAATGATACCACAGGAGGTTTGATTCCTGCTGAGCTACTGAAGCTCTCCAATGGTAATAGTCTTGTCAAACATCAGAATGATCAGAGTGACCTTCCCTGA
- the LOC141950955 gene encoding interleukin-9 receptor-like isoform X2: protein MQNQYHCTIHLASQILETDGYRVSLQGNFFGRNHTYITFPEYNPRKHIKLDPPLNIQSNVTASKCQIWWSVPWYLVDILQYELQYKEHSVSWETALNKTPPSSLPQIEIEATELRSDIAYIARVRCKVSENEDSYHSQWSEWSQTTLFQRAGVPKLSENILNTRTMQFLFIPLTFGILLYLFWNCKLSSRAKSLSCFNIPTPAAFFQPLYNLHNGNFKDWVGPNEACSQLRREEAINSNKVTADGVSDLSTQELISQISLKPMESTNLVAAEDFVFALGPSQQYVPSRYVRAEEIEVRLGLLFAQNHADDTVGLKISEIIKANLESPSMGRNYPSHSQQGKGDFLMLQESLEVANVSFSSSDYCTLCDNDTTGGLIPAELLKLSNGNSLVKHQNDQSDLP, encoded by the exons ATGCAGAATCAGTACCACTGCACAATCCATTTAGCCAGCCAGATCTTGGAAACAGATGGTTATAGAGTCTCTCTCCAAGGCAACTTCTTTGGACGTAATCACACGTACATTACCTTTCCAGAGTACAATCCCCGCAAGCACA TAAAACTTGATCCACCTTTGAACATCCAGAGCAACGTCACTGCCAGCAAGTGTCAGATCTGGTGGAGCGTGCCTTGGTATCTCGTTGATATTCTTCAGTATGAGCTGCAGTATAAGGAGCACAGCGTGTCCTGGGAG ACTGCATTGAACAAGACACCCCCCAGTTCACTGCCACAGATAGAAATTGAAGCCACAGAGCTTCGCAGTGACATTGCTTACATTGCACGAGTTCGCTGCAAAGTGTCTGAAAATGAGGATTCGTACCATAGTCAGTGGAGCGAGTGGAGCCAGACAACACTGTTTCAAAGAGCAG GTGTACCAAAACTGTCTGAAAATATCCTAAATACCAGAACTATGCagttcttgttcattcctctGACTTTTGGCATTCTACTCTACTTATTTTGGAACTGCAAGCTTTCTTCAAG GGCAAAAAGCCTCTCCTGCTTTAACATTCCCACGCCAGCTGCTTTCTTTCAGCCACTCTATAATTTGCACAATGGGAATTTTAAG GACTGGGTTGGACCTAATGAGGCTTGTAGCCAGCTCAGAAGAGAAGAGGCCATCAACTCAAACAAAGTGACTGCAGATGGAGTTTCTGATCTAAGCACCCAAGAACTGATTTCCCAGATCTCCTTGAAACCGATGGAAAGCACAAATTTGGTTGCTGCAGAAGACTTTGTATTTGCCTTGGGTCCAAGCCAACAGTATGTCCCCAGCAGGTATGTGAGAGCAGAAGAGATAGAAGTGAGGCTGGGACTACTGTTTGCACAAAACCATGCTGATGATACAGTTGGCCTGAAAATCTCTGAAATAATTAAAGCCAACCTTGAGAGCCCTAGCATGGGAAGGAATTATCCCTCTCACTCACAACAAGGAAAGGGTGACTTCCTTATGCTTCAGGAATCTTTGGAGGTAGCAAATGTGTCCTTCAGCAGTAGTGACTATTGTACCTTGTGTGACAATGATACCACAGGAGGTTTGATTCCTGCTGAGCTACTGAAGCTCTCCAATGGTAATAGTCTTGTCAAACATCAGAATGATCAGAGTGACCTTCCCTGA